The sequence GTAGAGGGAAGCTCGAGGCTCTCATCTTTGCTGCGATAGGCGCTTAGTGGCAACTCACCGGGGCTTACCGAGGTTAATGCTTTATCACCACTTAACAACTTAGCGCGTTTAGCGAGGTACTCAGGGCTTAGTAAGCCGCTCAGTGGCACGTCGACAAAATCACTATCAGCTAGGTAGGCGCCACGGTCTGCAAAGGCTAGGCGAGAAGCATCGCCAAGAATACGCCAGCTTTGTAGATTGTTTGGCCCCCAATCAGCCAAGGGGTAATGCGCAGCAATTCCAAGGATCTGTCCCACAGTGCTTGCGCCTGAGCTAGGTGGCCCCATGCCACAAACTGAGTATTGGAAGTAAGCAGAGCAAAGCGCTGGGCGTTGTTTTACTTGGTAGTTGGCAAGGTCTTTCTCACTAAGCAAGCCGGGGTTGTCATTGAGCTGGCTGACCGCAGCAACTATCGCTTTAGCTGTCTCGCCTTGATAAAAGCCTGAAGCGCCTTGCTCGGCGATCAGCTGTAAGGTGTTAGCGTAGTCGGGGTTTTTGAGTAAGTGGCCTTCGCGCAAAGGCTCGGCTGCGTCATCAAAAAAATAGTCGCGGCTGCTTGGGTAGCGACCTAAGCGCTCGGCATCGCCGGCAATGAGTTTAGCTAAGCGGGGACTTACTCGAAAGCCTTCTTTGGCCAAGCCTATCGCCGGTTTAAACAAGTCTTGCCAATTGCTGCTGCCATAGCGTTGATGCATTTCTTCAAACAACGCAATTACTCCAGGTGTGCCTACTGAGCGCCCGCCCACCACCGCGTCATAAAACTTTAGTGGTTTACCTTGCTCGTCCAAAAATAAACTGGCATCGACTTTTGAAGGCGCCGTCTCACGCGCATCAAAGGTGGTAAGTTGTTGTTTGGAGGCATCGTAATACACCACAAAAGCCCCGCCTCCAATACCTGAAGATTGCGGTTCAACCAAACCAAGCACGCTTTGCACGGCAATCATGGCATCTACAGCTGAGCCTCCAGCTTTTAATACCTCGTAACCAGCTTCTACAGCTAATGGGTTTGCCGCCGAAACCATGAATTTTTTGGCGCTTACCTCAGCCTTCGCTTGAACTCCGCTGGCCTGTTCTGGAGCAAAAGCATCGGCGCTTTGGCTGTTTGAGTGGCTAACATTGCTTAGCAATAAGGTAGAAGCGATAAGACTGCGAATGAACATGATACGTCCTTTTTATGGAAGCTATTTAGCCAGTGTAGCAGCCCAAATATTAATCGCCATATGTAGTTTATCTCTTTGAAATTTAGATGCTTTTTTAACTTGGCTTTGGCGTGGCGCAAAGTGGTGACGCAGATAGGCGACAGCGCCAAGGCGCGCGGTTGGCCAGTTCTTCGTTATGAGCTTGTTTGGCTGTCGCTTATTGGCGACATATAGAGTGGGTTAAATACTCTATTTGTTTGTTAACTGTCTGTTTTTATTGATTATTTAAAAGTTGGTTCACACTTTGCTATATGTACCCTCGTCAACCGCTGATATTAGTTAGCGGCCATTTAGTGAAGTAGATGTTTAACAAGGAGTTTCTTATGAACTTGAAGTATAGCTTTCCAGTGTTAGCGCTATTTGTAGCCAGCCTAGCCTCGGCGAATAGTGAAGTGTTCAAAGACCTAGATACCAACCAAGATTTGGTGGTAAGCATGGAAGAAGCTGCCGAACTACCAATCCTTACAGAAGTATGGAGCGAGCTTGATACAGACCAGGATGGTGTATTAAGCCAAGCAGAATTCATTAACCTTGAAATTTCCGTTCAACCTGAAGACCCTGAAAACAGCGAAGTAGCTGAATAGTTAGTTCCTTTATGTTTTCGTGAACCGATCCAATTTTAGGACGCTGTCGGGGGCCAATTTTTCTGCGATTTGGTCTAGTTTGTAGCAGTTTTAATCCTCGATAATTTTCCAGCGCTTAAGTCTGTGCTAGCTTAAGCGCCTTTTTTTTCTTTATAGTGAGCTACGTTGCGGCACTGCTACGTTAGCAAACAAAATTCCCGCCACAATCGACATAAAAATCAAAAATGTTTGCGACCCAATATTGGGGATGCTCACCATTGACTCGCCCAATACCAAAGAATTTAAGCTGATATACGCTTTACTGCCTGGCACCAGCAATACAATGCCTTGTAACAATACTACCGAGGCCGGCGATTTAGTTAATTTGGCAAATAGGTTTGCATAAACACCGACGATAAATGCCCCAACAAAAGGGCCTAAGGCTTCACCTAGTTGGGCGCTACCTGCAAAGGCGGCGGCATAGGCAATGACTCCTGAAAGAATGCCCCAAGGTAAGTCTTTTGCACGTACTTTAAACACCACGCTAAGGCCTAATGATAACAGCACCACGCCTAGCCACTTAATCCACCAAGTGCTAACAAAGCTAGATTGAAGGTCTACTTGCCCCCAAATTAGCGCACCAAAGGCCATGCCTAGCACCGCGCCAAAATAGAGCTTAAACAACACCATTATGCCGTCCATTACCCTAGCGGTGCCCGATATAAGCTCGCGCGCCGCTAACTCGCTTAAACCAAGGGTGAGCGATAAGCCGGGAATGAAAATAATGATTGCTGAAAGCACTACTATGGGAATGTTTAAATCCGGCACAAACTGAGAAATAGCCACGGCCACAAAGGAGCAAAGCAGAGCCGCTACAGGCTCTAGCGCTTCATGTACACCTTTAGAATGCTCGGCGCGATAAGCCAAATAAAATGAAATACAACTGAGCAAGCACGACCAAATAATGGTGCTCCAATTGGCAGACATTAACATGGCAAATGCGCCGCCAGTTATCGCAAAAGCTAAGCAGGTAACCCAAGGCGAATGCAAGGCCGGTTGATTAGCCATTTGATTTAGCCGCTCTATGGCCTCGGCTAAGCTGACTTCTTCTTCCGTGACCTTTTTTACCAACTGATTGGTGCGCGCCAATAAACCCAAATCAATTTCGCCGGGTTTTACTCGCATTACATAATTGTATTCTTGAGTATCATCCGGTGCCCACAGCACGAAAGTGAGAGAGGTGGGAGTCACTAAAAAATAGCCATTAAGCCCAAGAGTCTCGGCCACGTTACTCAAGTGGGTTTCAAGGCGAAATGCTGGCGTACCATATTTGTGTAAGGCCTTGCCCAACCTGATAATGAAATTACGTTTTACTTCAAAGCTTGACTGTTTCAATGTGGAGGCTAATTCTAAAAAGCAGATGCTTAATTGTATCTCACAGATTGGCGTTTGGTGTAGTTGCCTTGAGATAAAAAACTCCCTCTGGTGTTTTAAACAGAGAATTTTTCCTATTTTTTAATGAAATAGCGTACAGAATCGGCCTGATCATTTATCATTTACAGTTAGCTAATTATTCTTACGTGCTGTCTCGGAGGACACCATGGCCGCTGGTAAATATTTACGTTGGAAGGACGAAAACGGAAACGAATTTCGTCCAGTTTCAATATCGGGTAACGCATTGCTTAACGATCGTACCTTAAACAAAAGTTCAGCTTTCAGTTTTGAAGAGCGCGAAGCCTTCAACTTAGCGGGCTTGTTGCCACCAAAACCGCAAACATTTGAAGACCAGTTAAAGCGGGTTTACCAAGGCTTTTTAAGTGCCTGTAGTGACATTGAGCAGTACCAGTACCTTCGTGCACTGCAAGACAGAAACGAAACCTTATTTTACGCCTTGGTATCGCGCCACATTGAAGAAATGGCGCCGATTATTTATACCCCAACAGTAGGTAAAGCTTGCCAGGAGTTTAGCCACCGCTATCAAAAAGATCGCGGTCTATACATTACCGCTGAGAACGTGGACCAAATGGGCGAGATGGCGCGCCACTTTGCTGGTAAAGATATCAAAATTATAGTGGTTACCGACAGCCAAGGTATTCTCGGCCTAGGTGATTTAGGCATTGGTGGTATGGGCATCCCTATTGGTAAGCTGTCACTGTATACCCTAGGTGCTGGTATTCACCCTGCACGTTGTTTGCCAATTGCGCTTGATGTAGGGACCGACAACCAAGACTTGCTTAACGACCCAATGTATTTGGGTCTTCCGCAAAAACGGATGCGTGGTCAAGAGTATCAAGACTTTATCGAGAAGTTTGTGGCGCAAACTAAACTGCATTTCCCAGAGGCAGTGTTGCAATGGGAAGATTTTAGTAAGTCTAACGCTTTCGATAACTTATCTAAGTATGAAGACGAATTGCCATCGTTTAACGATGATATTCAAGGCACTGGTTCAGTGGTATTAGCTGGTGTGATTGGTGCTACTAAAATTAAAAACGAAACTCTTGGTGAGCAAGTTTATGCGGTGTATGGCGCAGGTGCTGGCGGAGTAGGCGTGGCCGACCAAATTTTTGCTGGTTTGCTTAAAGAGGGCATCAGCCATCAAGAAGCCCGTGACCGAATTTTCATTTTAGACTCGCGTGGTGTGGTATTTGATAATCGTGAAGGTCTCGACGAATACAAAAAACGCTACGCTAAACCATTTAGCCTAGCCGAAGGATGGAGCCTAGCTGAAGAAGGCAAAGCCAGCTTAGGCGAGCTTATCGACAATACCCCAGTCACCGTATTGCTTGGCTGTAGTGGTGTGGGTGGCGCGTTTAAAGAAAGCCATGTGAAGAAAATGCTGGAATACACCGAGCGCCCAATGGTGTTCCCATTATCTAACCCAACCGACAATTGTGAAGCCTTGCCAGAAGACGTATATAAATGGACCAATGGCCAAGCCATTGTTGCTACCGGTAGCCCTTTTGATGATGTTGAATACAATGGCAACTTGTACCGTATTGGTCAGGGTAATAACGTATTTATCTTCCCGGCTGTTGGTCTTGCTACGATTGTGTCTGGCGTTAGCAAAATTACCATGGAAATGTTTACTACTGCTTCTTTTGCCTTGGCAGAATATGTTTCTCAAGAAGACCTCGACAGTGGCTGTGTATTCCCAAGAATGCGTGAGCTAAAAGACGTTTCTGGTTTTGTGGCAAAAGCCATTTTGAAACAAATCCAAGAGACCGATCCGCAAGGCTGCTTGAGCGGTAAAGATATTGATCAAGAAATTGCCGAACACATGTGGGAGCCTATTTACCTGCCTTACCGCAGAGTGTAGTGCTTAGCTGGCTTAATTAAGCTAACTAAACTCAATAAAAAAGGAGCCTTCAGGCTCCTTTTTACTTTTTTTTTAGCTGCTAAGTTTAATTACTTAGTGCCAATTTCCCAAACAGTTAAAGAACCGCTTACTTCGTTACCCACTAATAGT comes from Agarivorans sp. Alg241-V36 and encodes:
- the ggt gene encoding gamma-glutamyltransferase, with amino-acid sequence MFIRSLIASTLLLSNVSHSNSQSADAFAPEQASGVQAKAEVSAKKFMVSAANPLAVEAGYEVLKAGGSAVDAMIAVQSVLGLVEPQSSGIGGGAFVVYYDASKQQLTTFDARETAPSKVDASLFLDEQGKPLKFYDAVVGGRSVGTPGVIALFEEMHQRYGSSNWQDLFKPAIGLAKEGFRVSPRLAKLIAGDAERLGRYPSSRDYFFDDAAEPLREGHLLKNPDYANTLQLIAEQGASGFYQGETAKAIVAAVSQLNDNPGLLSEKDLANYQVKQRPALCSAYFQYSVCGMGPPSSGASTVGQILGIAAHYPLADWGPNNLQSWRILGDASRLAFADRGAYLADSDFVDVPLSGLLSPEYLAKRAKLLSGDKALTSVSPGELPLSAYRSKDESLELPSTTHISIVDAKGNVLSMTSSIENAFGSRVFVKGFLLNNQLTDFSFVAEKNGKKVANAVAANKRPRSSMAPTIVMENEKPIIAIGSPGGSSIIGYVAQSLVNHLSWGMSLQQAVEQPHLNNRFGTFELEVNTAAADQQAALEALGYKTKIKDMTSGLQGIRIYPDKLVGAADPRREGVAKGD
- a CDS encoding threonine/serine exporter ThrE family protein, coding for MKQSSFEVKRNFIIRLGKALHKYGTPAFRLETHLSNVAETLGLNGYFLVTPTSLTFVLWAPDDTQEYNYVMRVKPGEIDLGLLARTNQLVKKVTEEEVSLAEAIERLNQMANQPALHSPWVTCLAFAITGGAFAMLMSANWSTIIWSCLLSCISFYLAYRAEHSKGVHEALEPVAALLCSFVAVAISQFVPDLNIPIVVLSAIIIFIPGLSLTLGLSELAARELISGTARVMDGIMVLFKLYFGAVLGMAFGALIWGQVDLQSSFVSTWWIKWLGVVLLSLGLSVVFKVRAKDLPWGILSGVIAYAAAFAGSAQLGEALGPFVGAFIVGVYANLFAKLTKSPASVVLLQGIVLLVPGSKAYISLNSLVLGESMVSIPNIGSQTFLIFMSIVAGILFANVAVPQRSSL
- a CDS encoding NAD-dependent malic enzyme, which encodes MAAGKYLRWKDENGNEFRPVSISGNALLNDRTLNKSSAFSFEEREAFNLAGLLPPKPQTFEDQLKRVYQGFLSACSDIEQYQYLRALQDRNETLFYALVSRHIEEMAPIIYTPTVGKACQEFSHRYQKDRGLYITAENVDQMGEMARHFAGKDIKIIVVTDSQGILGLGDLGIGGMGIPIGKLSLYTLGAGIHPARCLPIALDVGTDNQDLLNDPMYLGLPQKRMRGQEYQDFIEKFVAQTKLHFPEAVLQWEDFSKSNAFDNLSKYEDELPSFNDDIQGTGSVVLAGVIGATKIKNETLGEQVYAVYGAGAGGVGVADQIFAGLLKEGISHQEARDRIFILDSRGVVFDNREGLDEYKKRYAKPFSLAEGWSLAEEGKASLGELIDNTPVTVLLGCSGVGGAFKESHVKKMLEYTERPMVFPLSNPTDNCEALPEDVYKWTNGQAIVATGSPFDDVEYNGNLYRIGQGNNVFIFPAVGLATIVSGVSKITMEMFTTASFALAEYVSQEDLDSGCVFPRMRELKDVSGFVAKAILKQIQETDPQGCLSGKDIDQEIAEHMWEPIYLPYRRV